A stretch of Lathyrus oleraceus cultivar Zhongwan6 chromosome 6, CAAS_Psat_ZW6_1.0, whole genome shotgun sequence DNA encodes these proteins:
- the LOC127095665 gene encoding zinc finger protein GIS2-like, with the protein MCWRASKGRKTSYYSRSHVHEAVIFEPAAVAYAAQSKGKCRDMSQVQCFSCKQFGHIARNCSKKICNYCNQQGHIISECPTRPPRPTQCSVQAFHATTNYAVGPSNGSASNNCVIQPGLIQ; encoded by the coding sequence ATGTGTTGGAGAGCTTCTAAGGGAAGAAAAACGTCTTATTACTCAAGGAGCCATGTTCATGAAGCTGTTATTTTTGAGCCTGCGGCGGTTGCATATGCTGCTCAAAGTAAAGGAAAATGCCGTGATATGAGTCAGGTTCAATGTTTCTCTTGCAAACAATTTGGACATATTGCTCGTAACTGCAGCAAGAAGATTTGTAATTATTGCAATCAACAGGGACATATTATCTCTGAGTGTCCCACGCGTCCTCCACGACCAACACAATGTTCGGTGCAAGCATTCCATGCAACTACAAATTATGCAGTTGGTCCTTCCAATGGTAGTGCGTCAAACAACTGTGTTATACAACCTGGATTGATTCAATAA